From Balneolales bacterium ANBcel1:
GGGAAAAGCTGCTTGAGGAAAAACGAGCACGGAAAGAGAAAAACAAGCAGTCAAACTAAACGGCACGTTTTTTGCGTTTTCTGGAGCGAGCGGGCGGGCCAAACCATGCCCGGCGGAATACACGTATCTTGCTCGGCTTATACCCGGTGAGAGTGCGGTAATATACCGGATACAGACGGCCCGAACTTTCCGCCTGTCATGCAATGGACCAGTTTTTTTACTATCGATGTTTTATTCCGATCGCCCGCCATACCCCGTGTTCGCCGTGCTCGTATTTGCGCTGTTTACCTATGCGCTGACCCACCTGCACAGTACGGCACCTTTTTCCGGGGCAGACAGCGATTCCGTCAACCCTGCCGCTTCGATACCGGACGGAAGCCCGGGAAGCGCGTCATCCTCCAGCCGTCTGGAAATTGTCATTCCGGAAACGGATTCCATTCGTGTAAACCAAAGCCGGCATCGTGTTGCAGGCAATACGCATCCGGCCAACCGTGTCACCATCGACGGGACAGAAGCCAGGGTTTTTCCCAGCGGCGCTTTCGCAGGAATCATCGAATTGCCGACAGGGTACTCCCGGCCAACCGTCCAGGCTGTAACTCCGGAAGGCGACACCCTCTTGCATGAATTCCATTTTTATCGCGACAAGCCGGCTGATTCTGTACCGGAGTCGCTGCCGGCTGATCCTGTTCACCTGTTTGATGAATCCAAAGCGGCAGAAGTAGTGGGCAAGCACGCCTTTGTAACTTCCGGCTCCGACCGGGACAGGCTAGGCGGCCGGATCGTCGGCTACCTGGATGAGGGGATTCTGCTGGAAATCACCGCCCGGCAGGGAGGCTTCTATCGGATCCGCCTCTCGGATCGGCGAAAGGTGTATATCCCGGTTAGGTTCGTCCGGATTCTTCACGACGCCCCGCCGATGCCCCGGCCCAGCACCGGATCGGTCTCACTGACCAGTGACGATCGAACCGATGTCGTATCGCTTACTGTCGGTGCACGCCTCCCCTGGATCGCAACCATGCAGACTAACCCGAATGCCATTGAAGTCGATATTTTCGGTACAGAGGCGGATGTCAGCCGGGCGCTGAGCGAGCCGGGGGGCAACGAAGCCATCCTGGATATTCAACTGACGGATATGGGCGATGGACATGCGCGCCTTCGCATCGTCCTGGCACATGACCTGCACTGGGGGTTTCATGCCGGCTACGGTATCGGGCAGACACTTCGGATTGGCATTCGCCGGCCGCCCGGACCGGTGCTGCCGGACACCCCCCTTGAAGGCCGCACAATCGCCATCGATCCAGGGCATGGCGGCAGCAACTTCGGTGCCAGGGGTGCCACCGGCGCATTGGAGAAAGATGTGGCACTGGAAATATCCAAGCGCATCCAGCGTAACCTGGAGCGTAACGGCGCAAGCGTGGTAATGACCCGCAGTGAAGACACTGTTGCCGGCATGCCGCAGCGCATCGACCGGCTGCTCGCATCCGACGCCGATGTACTCTTAAGCATCCATGCCAACTCCGTGAGCTATGCTGTCGATCCGCTGAATATTCGCGGTACCAGCACCTATTACCGGTACCGGGAGTTCCGTCCGTTCGCCCAGGCCATCCACAGCCACATGACGGAGTTGCCGTTGCATAATTTCGGACTGATTGGAAATTTCAATTTCACCCTCAATGCCATGACGGCAATGCCGAATGTATTGGTGGAAACGGCCTTTTTGTCCCATCCGGAAGACGAGATGAAACTGCTGGATCCGGATTTTCAGGATCAGATCGCGGAACAGTTGACTTTGGCGCTGATGCGTTTCTTCCGGGAACATGGAAAACCGGCGGCATTCTTCCCCTTACTACCTGGATTTCTCCCTTGATCGGGTGCGGCCCTTTCCATCACTCTTTTTTCCGGCTTTCCGACCATTGCCTTCCCCTTCGCGGCCGGCCTCCCCGTCATCCTCCGGACTCTCTGCCTTGCTGAAACCGGGAAACCTGCCCGAGAAATACTCCTTCTCCGTCTGCTCTCTGGTCTTCACTTTTCCAAGCAGAAAGCCGTACGGCCTCATGGAGTCGACCTCATCAAACACCTCCTTGAGCATGGCCAGGCCCGGAATGAAGAGGATCATCCCGGCAAGCCCCCAAATCTGTCCACCGATAAAAATAGCCAGAAGCGTGACAAGCGGGTTCAGGCTTACGCGCTGCCCCACAATCATGGGTGTAAACAGATTACTTTCAAACAGCTGAATCACATAGAACGTAGCCAGCACCGCCACGGGGTACCAGAGCGAATCCATCGTAAGCAGTGAGTAGACAATCGGGAGAATCGAGCCGATTATTGGTCCGAGAAACGGAATGACATTCAAAATTGCCGCAAAAACACCGAAAAACAGGGGGTGGTCGACACCAATAATGGTAAGTGCCAGGCTGTTCAGCACCGCCAGGATGCAGATGACGATGAACATTCCGGTGATGTAATTTTGAACCACGCTTCTGACTTTGTTCAGAACCAGTTCCACTTTCTGGTTCCGGCTGCTTCTGGAAAAGACCATCAAGAAGAAGTCCTTCAGAAAATCGCGGTACATCAGCAGCAGGAAGACATAAATCGGGATCAGGAAGAACATGGTGAGGGTCGTGGCGGCTGTCATCACGCCCCGTGTAAGCGGCTCCACATTATCCCTCAGGAACGAAATAATAGCATCCTGAGCCGACTCCAGCTGGGCATCGGGCTCGACATCCAGATAGACGTTGAAAAACCCGGAGAACTGTTCGAACAGCTCGTTGATACGCTCCTCGATCATTCCCAGATCCTGCGCGAAATTGACGATCTGGTTGTAAAAGAAAAAGATAACGCCCGAAAGAAAGGTGATGCCGATAAACAGGCTCAACAGGGAGGAAAAGACCCGGTGAATGCGGTATTTCTCAAGAAACGAGGAGAGCGGGGTGAGCAGGATGGCAAAGAAAACAGCAAAGAGGAAAGGGATCAGTATCGAACTGGCCTGAATGAG
This genomic window contains:
- a CDS encoding N-acetylmuramoyl-L-alanine amidase, with the translated sequence MFYSDRPPYPVFAVLVFALFTYALTHLHSTAPFSGADSDSVNPAASIPDGSPGSASSSSRLEIVIPETDSIRVNQSRHRVAGNTHPANRVTIDGTEARVFPSGAFAGIIELPTGYSRPTVQAVTPEGDTLLHEFHFYRDKPADSVPESLPADPVHLFDESKAAEVVGKHAFVTSGSDRDRLGGRIVGYLDEGILLEITARQGGFYRIRLSDRRKVYIPVRFVRILHDAPPMPRPSTGSVSLTSDDRTDVVSLTVGARLPWIATMQTNPNAIEVDIFGTEADVSRALSEPGGNEAILDIQLTDMGDGHARLRIVLAHDLHWGFHAGYGIGQTLRIGIRRPPGPVLPDTPLEGRTIAIDPGHGGSNFGARGATGALEKDVALEISKRIQRNLERNGASVVMTRSEDTVAGMPQRIDRLLASDADVLLSIHANSVSYAVDPLNIRGTSTYYRYREFRPFAQAIHSHMTELPLHNFGLIGNFNFTLNAMTAMPNVLVETAFLSHPEDEMKLLDPDFQDQIAEQLTLALMRFFREHGKPAAFFPLLPGFLP
- a CDS encoding AI-2E family transporter; amino-acid sequence: MNSSVELPWYAKLTFILGALTLIVFFLIQASSILIPFLFAVFFAILLTPLSSFLEKYRIHRVFSSLLSLFIGITFLSGVIFFFYNQIVNFAQDLGMIEERINELFEQFSGFFNVYLDVEPDAQLESAQDAIISFLRDNVEPLTRGVMTAATTLTMFFLIPIYVFLLLMYRDFLKDFFLMVFSRSSRNQKVELVLNKVRSVVQNYITGMFIVICILAVLNSLALTIIGVDHPLFFGVFAAILNVIPFLGPIIGSILPIVYSLLTMDSLWYPVAVLATFYVIQLFESNLFTPMIVGQRVSLNPLVTLLAIFIGGQIWGLAGMILFIPGLAMLKEVFDEVDSMRPYGFLLGKVKTREQTEKEYFSGRFPGFSKAESPEDDGEAGREGEGNGRKAGKKSDGKGRTRSREKSR